The stretch of DNA TGTCTATTTGCACCAGTCACGCGCAAACCTCAAACCCGGATTTCGCGGCAAAGAGTTCTATTGGCACTCGGACTTCGAGACATGGCATGCGGAAGACGGCATGCCGTCGATGCGGGCCGTAAGTTGTTCCATTGCGCTGACAGACAACTACGAGTTCAACGGTCCGCTGATGCTCATTCCCGGGTCGCACAGGCAATTCATACAGTGCATGGGCCGCACTCCGGATGACCACTATTTGAAGTCCCTCAAGAAACAGGAGTACGGCGTCCCGTCGGACGCGCAACTGGAACGGCTCATCAACGAAGCGGGAATCGCCGCTCCGATGCTGCACGCGGGGTCGATGATCATCTTCGACTGCAATACTATGCACGGGTCGAACAGCAATATTACGCCGTACCCGCGCACCAACGTTTTTGCGGTGTACAACAGCGTCGAGAATATGCTGGTGGAGCCGTTTGCGGCGAAAAAGCCGCGGCCATGGTTCCTCGGCAATCGCGAGCCGACGGTGATCGAGCCGTCCGGATTCTCGCTGCTGCGCAAGCAGTCCTGCGCCCAGCCGGCGTGAGGCCGATGACCATGGTTCATGCATTGATGCGCCATTGGAGAGCGCTCGCCACTGCGATCCTGATGACCGTGCCTCTCGGATGTGATACGGAGACGAACCATCCAAACGTGGATGACGAGACGACCCTTCAACGAATTCAAAGGACGGGGGTCGTTCGCGTCGGGTATGCGAACGAGGCGCCCTACGCCTATCTCGACTCGAGGACCGACACGCTGACCGGCGAAGCGCCGGAGGTGTTGCGCGCGGTGATGAGGTCCATGGGTGTGACCAAGGTCGAGGGGGTGCTCACGGAGTTTGGCGCGCTAATACCCGGATTGCGCGCAAAGCGGTTTGACATCATCGCCGCAGGCATGTACATCACGCCGGAACGGTGCCAACAGATTGCGTTTTCAAACCCCAGCTACGCGATCGGCGAGGCATTCATTGTGAAGGTTGGGAATCCGAAGGCGCTACACAGTTACGGTGATGTCGCCGCACACGCGGACGCGACGCTTGGTGTGATGGCCGGCGCCGTCGAGCGCGGTTATGCACGGGCGTCGGGTATTCCAGACGCACGCGTTGTGGTGTTTCCAGATGCGCCAAGCGGCCTGGAGGCCGTCCAGATTGGGCGTGTCGACGCATTCGCCGCGACGAGTCTGACGGTCCGAAGTTTGCTTGCGAAAACAAACAGTACGCGAATAGAAATGGCGAACCCGTTCGCCGACCCCGTCGTCGGCGGGAAATCAATACGCGGGTTCGGCGCGTTTGGCTTTCGCATGGAGGATGTCAACTTGTTGAGCAAGTTCAACGAGGAACTCAGGAACTTTATCGGAACTCCGGAGCATCGGGCGATAGTCGCGCCATTTGGATTCACCGAGCGAGAACTGCCCGGCGACACAACGGCGGCCGAACTGTGCGCGCCTGAGATACAGAGCGGTGCGCTGAACTGATGGGGTGTGTTTGCCGCTATGTCGGCTTTCGAATTCATACCGTCGCTGTTGAGTGGGCTCGGTGTCACGCTCGCGCTAACGTTTGGTGGCGCGGCCGTTGCCGCCACACTGGCGTGGATTGCCGGTTTGGCGCGCATGAGTCATCAAGGTTTGGTGCGAGTTCTTGCCGGCATTTACATTGAAACGTTTCGCGGCACATCCGCGCTTGTTCAACTGTACTGGTTTTTCTATGCGCTCCCGCTGCTTGGCATTAACTTATCGGCGATGGTAGCAGGAATCCTGGTTCTTGGCCTCAACATTGGAGCGTACGGCGCGGAGGTTGTGCGGGGCGCCGTGTTGTCGGTGGACAAGGGCCAGTATGAAGCGGCCACAGCGCTCAATATGTCTGCAATGCAGCGCCTATGGATTGTCATTGTGCCGCAGGCCCTCATCCGCATGCTTCCACCCGCAGGAAACCTCCTGATCGAATTATTGAAGAGCACGGCTCTGGTCTCGCTGATTACGCTAAGCGACTTGACCTTTCGCGGCATGCTTCTCCGCTCCGAAACGCTGCGCACCGTGGAGGTTTTTGGGCTGCTGCTGATTATCTACTTTGTCGTGGCACAGGCGCTCGTATGTGGCTTACGCGCGCTCGAGCAGCGATTGGCGAAGGCTTGGCATCTGGAAAACATCGCATGAAATTCGAGTGGACATTCGCATGGAACGTGCTGCCGGAGTTGCTTATGGCGCTGCGCGTCACGGTATTCGCGACCGTGCTCGGAATGGCGCTGGCGGCGGTGCTTGGCCTCGTCTGGACGATTGCCCGCCGCGGAAGCGTGGCGCCGATCGCGCTTGTCGCCCGGCATATCGTGGAATTCGTCCGATCAACGCCACTGCTCGTGCAACTCTATTTCCTGTTCTACGTCGCCCCGGAATTTGGCCTCGCGATGTCGCCACTGGCGACGGGCGTCCTCGCGCTCGGCATCCACTACAGCTCGTATTTGTCCGAGGTGTATCGCGCGGGGATCGATGCGGTGCCCAAAGGGCAATGGGAAGCGGCGCGGGCGCTTAACCTCTGCTTCGCAGACACGTGGCGCCTTGTCATCATCCCACAGGCGCTGCCGCCCGTATTGCCCGCGATGGGAAACTATCTTATTGCAATGTTCAAGGACACGCCCATGTTGTCCGCCATTACCGTATTGGAGTTGCTGCAGACCGCCAAGATCGCCGGCGCGGAACACTTTCGGTATCTGGAACCGCTAACCCTCGTCGGCGTGCTGTTTCTCGCACTCAGTTTAGGATCGGCCGCGTGCGTACGTTGGGGCGAACGGCGCCTGGGCGTCATTCGACCACGCTGACCGTCATGACACCGATCATTTCAGTTTGCGGCCTTACAAAGACCTTCGGTGACGTCGAAGTCCTGCGAGGAATCGACTTGGATGTCGCGGCAGGCGAAAAGCTTTCGATAATCGGACCGAGCGGCTCGGGTAAGTCGACCATTCTACGCATTCTGATGACGCTCGAAAGGCCCAGCAGCGGCACAATCGAAATTGAAGGCAAACTCCTATGGCACATGCGTGAGAATGGAAGCCTGCTCCCCGCAACACAGCGGCACTTGCACGCGATGCGTAGCAAGGTCGGCATGGTTTTTCAACAGTTCAACCTGTTTCCGCACATGTCGGTTTTAGACAATGTGACCGTCGCGCCGGTGTATGTCCTCGGAATTGGCCGCGACGAGGCGAATCAGCGCGCGAGGCAACTCTTGGAGAAGGTCGGCCTGGCGCAAAAGTTCGATGCGTACCCGGCGCAATTATCCGGCGGTCAGAAACAACGTGTGGCCATCGCCCGCGCGCTCGCGTTGTATCCGAAGATAATGTTGTTCGATGAGGTGACCTCCGCCTTGGATCCCGAGCTTGTCGGGGAAGTGCTTACCGTGCTTCGGGACCTTGCGATGGAAACGGACATGACCATGATCCTTGTAACGCACGAGATGCGGTTCGCCCGCGAAATATCGGACCGTGTCGTCTTCATCGATCATGGGAGGATTATCGAACAGGGACCGCCGGAGGTTATCTTTACGAGTCCGGTGGAAACACGCACCCGCGAATTCTTGCGGGCCGTTTTGGAGGTGTAACATGTGCGAGGCAGCGGTAAAATCTTGGCCACGCCATCAGGATTTCCGGACGGTGGAGCGGCACTACAGGCGGCTCGCCGTCAACTACGATCGGTTTCTCTATTATTCATCCGACTTTGTCGCGGCAGTCTCGGCACGCGTAATAGAGGCACTCGATTTACGATCCGAGGATCGCTTCGTCGATCTCGGTTGCGGCACGGGAATGTTCACGATTGAGATAGCCAATCGTGTTAACCTCAATCAACCCGTGTTGGCCGTGGATCCGTTCATCGAAATGCTCGCGCAGGTTCCGCAAAACCGAGGCATTCGCACCATCATGATGGACGCGCTGATCTTCTCGCGACAAACGATGGCATACGACAAAGTCCTGATGAAGGAGTCGGTCCACCACGTTCGCGACCGTGTCGCGCTGTTCGAAAACCTGCGTCGACGACTGTCGAGCCGGGGCAGACTCCTGTTGGTCGGCGTACCGCCCGAAATCGACTATCCGCTGTTTGACGCCGCACTCGAACGCTCCGTGAGCTGGCATGCAGACCCCGAGACGCTGGCCGGCGATATGCAGTCCGCGGGGTTCGCGGTCAGGACTGGTGAGCTTACTTACAATCATGCCATTCCGAAGGGCACCTATTTCGAAATGGTCAGGTCGAAGTACATGTCACTGCTGTCAACGTTTTCCGACGACCAGATCGACCAGGGACTGCGTGAGATGGCGGCGCGGTACGCGGACGTCAGCACACTCCGGTTCCAGGACCGATTTCGCACGGTACTTGGCGTAAAGTCAGATTAAGCAAAAGAGCGCGGCGGTCGAAATTGTCTCGGCCACCGCGCTTTCGCGGCAAAGAAACCATCAATTACGCGTTGAGGACTTTCCCGACCTTGGGTGCTGAGAACCGCGCAAATGTGGGCATCGGCCCGACGAGCGGGCGCACGTACTTGACGAACGCGTCTGTCACGCCGTTTGCCTCCGCGTTGATGAACGCATCGGGCATGTGGACCGATTCGCGCGCGACGTCCTTCAATTGCGACAGCTTGTATTCGACGGCATAGTCGCCCACGCGCACGATGCTGACGGACCCGCTCTGGCCGTGGCCAATGGCGTACTGCGCGGCCTTTTCGCCGACTTCGCGGGCCTCGCGTTGATCGACTTCGCTGACGCACCCGAGAAAGCTGCGCTGAAGGTAGCCGAGCGTGTCGGCGCGCACGCGCTTGATCTTGGTGCCGCTCTTCACCCACTCGCTCAGCAGATCGCCGAGCGCGCCGGTCCCGCTCAACTGCACGTTGCCGTGCGCGTCTTTCTCATTGGTGAATTCGGCGGCGATCGCTTTACCGCTCGGGCCGACTATACCTTCGGAGACCGCAATGACGCAGCGGCCATACTTTTCGTATTGGGCCTGCACGTCCGCTAGAAACTTTTCCTTTGTCAGCGGACGTTCCGGCAGGTAGATCAGGTGTGGACCGTCGTCGGGGTATTGCTTTGCGACGATCGACGCGGCAGTGAGAAAACCTGCGTGACGCCCCATAACGACGCCGATGTAGACCCCCGGCAGCGCGCGATTATCGAGATTAACGCCCGCAAACGCCTGCGCCACGAACTTGGCCGCGCTGCCAAAGCCCGGGCAATGGTCCGTTACCTTCAGATCGTTGTCGATTGTCTTGGGCACGTGAACGACCTGCATTTCGTAGCCCGCGGCTTTTGCCTCCTCGTACACGATGCGGCATGAATCCGCGCTGTCGTTGCCGCCGCAATAGAAGAAGAAGCGGACATCGTGCGCGCGGCACGTCTCGAATATTTTCTTACAGTATTCCGCGTCGGGTTTGTCGCGTGTCGAGAGAAGTCCCGACGACGGCGTCGCCGCGACATCGAGCAGGTTTTGCGTCGTGCATTCGGTCAGGTCGATGAAATCTTCGTTGATAATACCGCGCACGCCGTGGAGCGCGCCGTATACGCGCGTTACTTCCGCAAACTTGCGCGACTCGAACACCGCCCCGACAACGCTCTGATTAATTACTGCGGTAGGCCCGCCACCTTGCGCGACGAGCACTTTGCCTGTCAATGCCATGGTCTAGCTCCTTCGCCGGTTTTCGTCCGGCACACCGAACACAATGTTGGGGTTGATCTGAGTATGCGCCCGCAATTCCCCACGTGGACGCACAGATTTCAATAGTATACACGCGGGCGCGGCGGGCTTCCATGCGCGGATCGATCTACACGTTCGCGGCAGCGGCAGGCAGCAGCCCCACTGCGGACGGCACCGGCGAATCCCCGCGGTACCGTGGCACGATGATTTCCGTTTCGCCAATGACTTGCCGGGACACGAACAGCGCCGACGCGGGGTGCGTGTACGCAAGTTCCTTCAGATACTGCCACCACTCGCCGCCTTCGATGGTGCGTCCGAGCAGCGTTGCGGGGATTTTGTGCGGGTCCTCCCCGAGCATTTCCTCGATTTCGCGCGCGAGCGACACGCGTCCGCCGCCGCGCTCGGCCATTGCGTGCTGAATGCGCGCCTCGAACTCGCGCATTTGATCGCACGCCTCGCGATACCGATGCACAAAATCGCGCCACGCGGGATCGCGCTGTTTGACGAGTTCCGCGAGGAACGAAAGGCGCACCGAGACCGGCCGGCCCTCGATACGTGCGGCGGCGCGGCCGTCGAGAAGCAAGTAGGTCAGCGCTGTTCGAAGAAACTGCTCCGGCTGTTGCAGGGGAATGCAGTCGTCGGGCGTTCGCGGGTACTCGCCATGCAGAATCAAAGCCTTTGTTTGCCAATCGGGCACGAGCGGAAGCGGTTCCGGAAAGGCCGCGTAGTTGTATTCAAGGCCGGTTGCCACGAGATACCCGTGCACGGCGCGGCGGGCGTTCCCGTTGTCGAGCGCTGTGTCCGCCTGCGCGAAGAATTCGTCCTGCATGCGCCGACGCATGCGAAGCAATTCATACGCTTGAGCGGCAATGGTGTACTTCCCGAGACGTACCGCGTTGTCCGCAAGCAACAACACCAATTCCGCCGGCAACTGCGCGGGCCGGTTCGCGTCAAGTTCGTTCTGGATATGGCGCCACGTCGCCTCCTCACGGACCATCCGCAACGCCTCACGGAATTCCGGCTTCGATTCGAGGTCGTCATCCGGCAGCAGATAGGCGTACTTTGCGTCTTCGAACCGCTCGGACGAACTGACGCGCGCCGGCGAGAACGACTGAAACAGCAATCGAAAATTGACGAAGTCGCCATCCGCCACGGCCTTCGCGAGCGCGTGCGCCGTGATTTCCTGATCGACAATTTTCGGCGCAGTCGCCGTTTTCTTTCTACCAAACACGCTTAATTCGCCCCCTGCGCCAATACGCCGGCCACGAACTTCCGGCGCTCGTCCCAATCGATGTCCGGTTTCGTCACCTCGGCAAACGGCAGGCGCTCGAGAATCTGTTGATAGAGCCCGTTACGGTAATGGCGCAGAATTCGCGACGCGTGGCGCTCGTGCGCTGGGTCCCAGTGACTCACCTCGACGCATTCTTTGTCGCGTCCCGCGGCGAGCATGGCGTCTTCGACGTACCGGGAAAGAAACGCGCGCACGCGCGAATCGTAGCTTTTGCGCAGTTCATTCGTGTCCGCGCCGCTCTGCGCCGCCTGGCACCATTCGTGTTCGAGGTTAATCAGTTCCTGACGGTCCTGCCAATACGCGTCGCGCAATTCGGTCTCGCGCAGCAGAAAGAGGCCAGCGTTCAGCTTTGCCATTTCCAGCAGGTACGCCGCGCGCCGCTCTTCGGTAATCTCCACCGCGGCAATTTCGGCCACGAGGTTCTTCATCTTCGTGCGGTACGACTTGCGCACCTCGCCCGGCTTGGCGTCCGGGCCTAGATCAAGAATCTCGAAATAGTTGACGTAACCGCCGTCATCCGTCGTGGGCACGTGATCGTGTTCCTTCCGTCTTCGCGGTCCAGCACCGAGGACACACAAGCATATAGTTTACCGCGCGACAGGTGCAGGCCACAAACCGTCAGGCAGAACGGAAGCGGGCAGCCCATTTTCTGTAAACTATCCCCTTTGCCGTGTGTTCTACGACTTACGCTTGGAGTTGCACATGATTAGAGCATGTATCGCAGTCACGCTTTGTGCCGGATTCAGCAGCATCGCGCAGGAGAGCTTTCTGAGACTGCCAGCCGAGGAATACGTCAACCGGATGACTGCGGGCTGGATTGGGCAGATGGCGGGCGTGGGTTACGGCGCACCGACCGAGTTTCAGTTCAACGGGCGAATGGTCCCGGCGGGCGCGTTGCCGGAATGGAAGCCGGAATACATCAACCAATTCTGGCAGGACGATTTGTATGTCGAGATGACGTTCCTGCGGTCGCTGGAAGTGCACGGTTGGGAGGTGTCGCACAAGCAGGCGGGAATCGATTTTGCGCGGAGCGGGTATCCGCTGTGGCATGCGAACAGCGCCGGGCGCCGAAACCTGCGCGCGGGAATCGCGCCGCCGGATTCGGGTCATCCGCAGTTCAACGAGCACGCGGACGACATCGATTATCAAATCGAGGCGGACTATTCGGGTCTGATTGCGCCGGGCATGCCGAACGTGCCGATCCGGCTTGGCGAGCTGTTCGGCCGGCTCGTCAACTATGGAGACGGCATCTACGGAGGACAGTTCGTCGGGGGGATGTACGCGGCGGCGTTTTTCGAGCGTGACCCGGAAAAGATCGTGCTTGCCGGGCTCGACTGCATACCCGTGGAGAGCCAGTACGCGGGCTGCATCCGCGACGTGATCGCCTGGTGGAAGGAGTATCCCGAAGAATGGGAAGCGGCGTGGCGCCGGATCGAAGCGAAGTACAACGAGAACCTCGATTATCGCAAGGCGTCGTGCGGCGGCAAGAAAAAAGAGTTCAACATCGATGCGAAGATCAATGGCGCATACATCGTGATGGGGTTGCTCTACGGCGGCAAGGACCCTGACAAAACGATCGAGATCGCCACGCGGTGCGGACAGGACTCGGACTGTAACCCGTCCAGCGCGGCGGGAATCCTGTTTACTTCGCTTGGATTGGATGCGATCCCCGCAAAATACAAATCGGCGCTGGACCGCGGCATGGTGTTCACGCACACGGAGTACTCCTTTTCGAAACTTGTGTCGGTTTGCGAAAGTCTCGCGCGCGATGCCGTGGTGCGCGAAGGTGGCGCGATTGAATCCGAGGACGGCAGACAGTTTTTCCACATCCCGCGGAGCGCGCCACGGCCATCGCCACTCGAACAAAGCTGGAATCCGGGGCCCATCGCCAACAGCCGCTACACTGACGCGGAAGTGAACGAACAAATCCGCCCGCAGGAATTGTCCGATGGGCGCGTGGACATGAACAACGTGATCGCGGAGTTTGCGCCGGAGTGGAAGATCGACAACTGCGGCCTCGAGATGGACCCCGGCATCCGCGCGGTCTATCGCGGGCGCCAGCGCGTCCTCGTGACACACCCCGATGACGGCGAGACGCCGTGCGTACTATCCCGAGAAGTCGCGCTTCCGGCAGACTCCCGGGCCAAACTGCGATTGGTCGTGAGTCATCACGATGGCGGCGACTGGCAACTCGTCGTGAAGGTGGACGGAACGAAAGTCTTTGACGAGTCCATCGATGCGGAATCGGTTCGCGACGGATGGCGCAACGTCGAG from Candidatus Hydrogenedentota bacterium encodes:
- the ehuA gene encoding ectoine/hydroxyectoine ABC transporter ATP-binding protein EhuA, which produces MISVCGLTKTFGDVEVLRGIDLDVAAGEKLSIIGPSGSGKSTILRILMTLERPSSGTIEIEGKLLWHMRENGSLLPATQRHLHAMRSKVGMVFQQFNLFPHMSVLDNVTVAPVYVLGIGRDEANQRARQLLEKVGLAQKFDAYPAQLSGGQKQRVAIARALALYPKIMLFDEVTSALDPELVGEVLTVLRDLAMETDMTMILVTHEMRFAREISDRVVFIDHGRIIEQGPPEVIFTSPVETRTREFLRAVLEV
- a CDS encoding ADP-ribosylglycohydrolase family protein encodes the protein MIRACIAVTLCAGFSSIAQESFLRLPAEEYVNRMTAGWIGQMAGVGYGAPTEFQFNGRMVPAGALPEWKPEYINQFWQDDLYVEMTFLRSLEVHGWEVSHKQAGIDFARSGYPLWHANSAGRRNLRAGIAPPDSGHPQFNEHADDIDYQIEADYSGLIAPGMPNVPIRLGELFGRLVNYGDGIYGGQFVGGMYAAAFFERDPEKIVLAGLDCIPVESQYAGCIRDVIAWWKEYPEEWEAAWRRIEAKYNENLDYRKASCGGKKKEFNIDAKINGAYIVMGLLYGGKDPDKTIEIATRCGQDSDCNPSSAAGILFTSLGLDAIPAKYKSALDRGMVFTHTEYSFSKLVSVCESLARDAVVREGGAIESEDGRQFFHIPRSAPRPSPLEQSWNPGPIANSRYTDAEVNEQIRPQELSDGRVDMNNVIAEFAPEWKIDNCGLEMDPGIRAVYRGRQRVLVTHPDDGETPCVLSREVALPADSRAKLRLVVSHHDGGDWQLVVKVDGTKVFDESIDAESVRDGWRNVEIDLAPHAGKTIAIELLNQPTGWFCEAAYWAEIALVGI
- the ehuB gene encoding ectoine/hydroxyectoine ABC transporter substrate-binding protein EhuB, which translates into the protein MTMVHALMRHWRALATAILMTVPLGCDTETNHPNVDDETTLQRIQRTGVVRVGYANEAPYAYLDSRTDTLTGEAPEVLRAVMRSMGVTKVEGVLTEFGALIPGLRAKRFDIIAAGMYITPERCQQIAFSNPSYAIGEAFIVKVGNPKALHSYGDVAAHADATLGVMAGAVERGYARASGIPDARVVVFPDAPSGLEAVQIGRVDAFAATSLTVRSLLAKTNSTRIEMANPFADPVVGGKSIRGFGAFGFRMEDVNLLSKFNEELRNFIGTPEHRAIVAPFGFTERELPGDTTAAELCAPEIQSGALN
- the ehuC gene encoding ectoine/hydroxyectoine ABC transporter permease subunit EhuC — translated: MSAFEFIPSLLSGLGVTLALTFGGAAVAATLAWIAGLARMSHQGLVRVLAGIYIETFRGTSALVQLYWFFYALPLLGINLSAMVAGILVLGLNIGAYGAEVVRGAVLSVDKGQYEAATALNMSAMQRLWIVIVPQALIRMLPPAGNLLIELLKSTALVSLITLSDLTFRGMLLRSETLRTVEVFGLLLIIYFVVAQALVCGLRALEQRLAKAWHLENIA
- the ehuD gene encoding ectoine/hydroxyectoine ABC transporter permease subunit EhuD, coding for MKFEWTFAWNVLPELLMALRVTVFATVLGMALAAVLGLVWTIARRGSVAPIALVARHIVEFVRSTPLLVQLYFLFYVAPEFGLAMSPLATGVLALGIHYSSYLSEVYRAGIDAVPKGQWEAARALNLCFADTWRLVIIPQALPPVLPAMGNYLIAMFKDTPMLSAITVLELLQTAKIAGAEHFRYLEPLTLVGVLFLALSLGSAACVRWGERRLGVIRPR
- a CDS encoding class I SAM-dependent methyltransferase, producing the protein MCEAAVKSWPRHQDFRTVERHYRRLAVNYDRFLYYSSDFVAAVSARVIEALDLRSEDRFVDLGCGTGMFTIEIANRVNLNQPVLAVDPFIEMLAQVPQNRGIRTIMMDALIFSRQTMAYDKVLMKESVHHVRDRVALFENLRRRLSSRGRLLLVGVPPEIDYPLFDAALERSVSWHADPETLAGDMQSAGFAVRTGELTYNHAIPKGTYFEMVRSKYMSLLSTFSDDQIDQGLREMAARYADVSTLRFQDRFRTVLGVKSD
- a CDS encoding 6-phosphofructokinase; its protein translation is MALTGKVLVAQGGGPTAVINQSVVGAVFESRKFAEVTRVYGALHGVRGIINEDFIDLTECTTQNLLDVAATPSSGLLSTRDKPDAEYCKKIFETCRAHDVRFFFYCGGNDSADSCRIVYEEAKAAGYEMQVVHVPKTIDNDLKVTDHCPGFGSAAKFVAQAFAGVNLDNRALPGVYIGVVMGRHAGFLTAASIVAKQYPDDGPHLIYLPERPLTKEKFLADVQAQYEKYGRCVIAVSEGIVGPSGKAIAAEFTNEKDAHGNVQLSGTGALGDLLSEWVKSGTKIKRVRADTLGYLQRSFLGCVSEVDQREAREVGEKAAQYAIGHGQSGSVSIVRVGDYAVEYKLSQLKDVARESVHMPDAFINAEANGVTDAFVKYVRPLVGPMPTFARFSAPKVGKVLNA
- the thpD gene encoding ectoine hydroxylase encodes the protein MGTRVDKYPSRVDGEAGVVPRVDPVVYGTEDGPLSRGMLDEFERNGFLVMRDLLDSAEIAVLRDECERLRRSERIRQSELAITEPTSGETRSIFAVQTVSEIFAKLVCHEMVVRAVRQLLGGDVYLHQSRANLKPGFRGKEFYWHSDFETWHAEDGMPSMRAVSCSIALTDNYEFNGPLMLIPGSHRQFIQCMGRTPDDHYLKSLKKQEYGVPSDAQLERLINEAGIAAPMLHAGSMIIFDCNTMHGSNSNITPYPRTNVFAVYNSVENMLVEPFAAKKPRPWFLGNREPTVIEPSGFSLLRKQSCAQPA